A region from the Nesterenkonia lacusekhoensis genome encodes:
- a CDS encoding DUF5998 family protein, protein MTLSMREAIERGGFYPALVHHTVTEALDGREASHQIVHVDTHFDMEEVHRHITVLALADDVVVVAHLDDHDLEADDGGLQESAAGSGDTVARISTEVVPVSRIRSLILSEVHRHPDRFSPERGLAEVTLNMQWTGGARFETVPADCANPDCMADHGDNGTWVPEDIVLRIAATAEGDTAVDEARGFVRALRRACVKYAR, encoded by the coding sequence ATGACACTTTCCATGCGCGAGGCCATCGAGCGCGGCGGCTTCTACCCCGCGCTGGTCCACCACACGGTGACCGAGGCGCTCGACGGCCGCGAAGCCAGCCATCAGATCGTGCACGTGGACACCCATTTCGACATGGAAGAGGTCCATCGCCACATCACCGTGCTGGCCCTGGCTGATGACGTGGTCGTGGTCGCTCATCTGGACGACCATGATCTGGAGGCCGACGACGGCGGGCTCCAGGAATCTGCCGCAGGGTCCGGCGACACTGTGGCGAGGATCTCCACCGAGGTGGTCCCCGTCAGTCGCATCCGGTCGCTGATCCTCTCCGAGGTCCACCGCCATCCTGACCGGTTCAGCCCCGAGCGCGGACTGGCCGAGGTGACGCTGAACATGCAGTGGACCGGCGGGGCGAGGTTCGAGACGGTCCCGGCCGACTGCGCCAATCCTGACTGTATGGCAGATCATGGGGACAACGGCACCTGGGTTCCGGAGGACATCGTGCTGCGCATCGCGGCCACAGCCGAAGGCGACACTGCGGTCGATGAGGCACGAGGCTTCGTGCGGGCGCTGCGCCGTGCCTGTGTGAAGTACGCACGCTGA
- a CDS encoding alkaline phosphatase family protein, with product MTDLTLPEAPDYDGAHLRRILPSVGASLGLSSSDASGECFQNRLGLPEANIAVVLMVDGLGDEQLARHTGHARFLASRWRKPATGRVLDAGVPSTTSASLTSLGTGRTPGEHGLTGYNVYAEDLDRVVNMLGGWDPEVDPGSWQPHSSLLGRAEGSGAAVVTISRPQFQDSPLTQAALSGGEFLGAKHMDARFRLAEDWISGHRPRKGQVRQGAPTPLMVYLYVDELDKTGHKHGVDSAEWIRMLELLDAEAERFCASLSALYGSQALVLMTADHGMIDIAPENRIDLQALEQQEQDELLGAVEHVAGEPRFLHLHTVEGREAEVRETWQRAFGDQAWVVQKQEALDAGWFGPVEDRVLSRIGDVLVAVHGPIALFHTAESGKAPLSMVGQHGSLTDAERKIPLLSLSGQDIRPD from the coding sequence GTGACTGATCTGACCCTGCCGGAGGCACCGGACTACGACGGCGCCCACCTGCGCCGGATCCTGCCCTCTGTGGGCGCGTCCCTGGGACTGAGCAGTTCGGACGCGTCCGGGGAGTGCTTCCAGAACCGTCTGGGGCTGCCTGAGGCGAACATCGCTGTGGTGCTCATGGTCGACGGCCTCGGCGACGAGCAGCTGGCGCGCCACACCGGCCACGCGCGCTTTCTCGCCTCGCGCTGGAGGAAGCCGGCCACCGGCCGTGTCCTCGATGCGGGCGTCCCCTCCACGACCTCGGCCTCGCTGACCTCCTTGGGCACCGGCCGGACGCCGGGGGAGCACGGACTCACCGGGTACAACGTCTACGCGGAGGACCTGGACCGAGTGGTCAATATGCTCGGCGGTTGGGATCCCGAGGTCGATCCTGGCAGCTGGCAGCCGCACAGTTCTCTGCTGGGCCGGGCCGAAGGATCCGGTGCTGCCGTGGTGACGATCTCCAGGCCTCAGTTCCAGGACTCTCCGCTGACTCAGGCCGCACTCTCCGGCGGTGAGTTCTTGGGGGCCAAGCACATGGACGCCCGTTTTCGGCTGGCCGAGGACTGGATCTCCGGCCACCGTCCCCGGAAGGGCCAGGTCCGCCAGGGCGCACCCACGCCGCTGATGGTCTACCTCTATGTCGATGAGCTCGACAAGACCGGCCATAAGCACGGCGTGGACTCGGCCGAATGGATCCGCATGCTGGAGCTGCTCGACGCCGAGGCCGAAAGGTTCTGCGCCTCGCTGTCTGCCCTCTACGGATCCCAGGCTCTGGTCCTGATGACCGCTGATCACGGCATGATCGACATCGCCCCGGAGAACCGGATCGACCTTCAGGCATTGGAACAGCAGGAGCAGGATGAGCTGCTCGGTGCCGTGGAGCACGTGGCCGGTGAGCCTCGGTTCCTGCACCTGCACACAGTCGAAGGACGTGAGGCCGAGGTTCGAGAGACCTGGCAGCGGGCCTTCGGCGATCAGGCGTGGGTGGTGCAGAAGCAGGAGGCCCTCGACGCCGGATGGTTCGGCCCCGTGGAGGACCGGGTGCTCTCACGGATCGGTGACGTCCTGGTGGCTGTCCACGGCCCGATCGCCCTGTTCCACACCGCCGAGTCCGGCAAGGCTCCGCTGTCCATGGTCGGGCAGCACGGATCGCTCACCGACGCCGAACGGAAGATTCCGCTGCTCTCGCTCAGCGGTCAGGACATCCGGCCCGACTGA
- the sepH gene encoding septation protein SepH, with protein sequence MQHLRIVGVGDEENQNQLILSDDQGNEFSLPVDDALRSAVGRAARHSSPAEDSSAPLSPREIQARLRAGASVDQVVEDSGLDPKHVQRYAGPVQAERSYIAQRARSTEVAPASTAEHHRLAFGDAPASLEAMVKVRLRAMEVELKTVSWDAWRREDGRWQVECWFDAGSSETHGAGIGLQPPAEWTFNAETRHLTAANRWAESLSTLPLPGKSRRRGSSRHLAAVDAPFDVDAEHTPASGRDRGPRPVRETSGSARATAQTPARTPQTPDEGGSEQTGSEGGEHEHLLDVLRARRGQRLGADEESDEKLALMLTRKEPADTPEPRLRAVEPEHPEAQVEQDEQLTGPVPGLEDGGTSADRSEDSDEQNAPGTDAWGFSYEEGAEEPEGPAADGAADQEADEQDPVPEPRHRKRSSSRRPSMPKWDDILFGGKD encoded by the coding sequence ATGCAGCACCTGCGGATCGTCGGCGTCGGCGATGAGGAGAATCAGAATCAGCTGATCCTCTCAGACGATCAGGGCAACGAGTTCTCGCTGCCGGTCGATGACGCTCTCCGCTCTGCCGTGGGCAGAGCTGCCCGCCACAGCTCCCCTGCGGAGGATTCCTCGGCACCTCTGTCGCCGCGCGAGATCCAGGCGCGGCTCCGCGCCGGCGCCTCCGTGGACCAGGTCGTCGAGGACTCCGGCCTGGACCCCAAGCATGTCCAACGCTACGCCGGACCGGTGCAGGCCGAACGTTCCTACATCGCTCAGCGCGCCCGCAGCACCGAAGTTGCTCCGGCGTCGACGGCCGAACACCACCGCCTGGCCTTCGGCGACGCTCCGGCCAGCCTGGAGGCCATGGTCAAGGTCCGCCTGCGAGCCATGGAGGTGGAGCTGAAGACCGTCTCCTGGGACGCCTGGCGCCGCGAGGACGGACGCTGGCAGGTGGAGTGCTGGTTCGACGCCGGCTCCTCGGAGACCCATGGCGCCGGCATCGGGCTGCAGCCGCCGGCCGAATGGACCTTCAACGCAGAGACGCGCCACCTCACCGCTGCCAACCGCTGGGCCGAGTCGCTGAGCACCCTGCCGCTGCCGGGCAAGTCCCGCCGACGCGGCAGTTCGCGGCACTTGGCCGCCGTCGACGCTCCCTTCGACGTCGACGCCGAGCACACCCCAGCTTCCGGCAGGGACCGCGGCCCCCGACCGGTGCGGGAGACCTCCGGGTCTGCGCGAGCGACCGCGCAGACGCCCGCCCGCACTCCGCAGACCCCGGACGAGGGCGGCTCGGAGCAGACCGGCTCCGAAGGCGGGGAGCATGAGCACCTGCTGGATGTCCTGCGTGCCCGGCGAGGTCAGCGCCTGGGAGCCGATGAGGAGTCAGACGAGAAGCTGGCCCTGATGCTGACCCGGAAGGAGCCCGCTGACACCCCGGAGCCCCGCCTGCGCGCCGTCGAACCGGAGCACCCTGAGGCGCAGGTCGAGCAGGACGAGCAGCTGACCGGTCCGGTCCCGGGACTCGAGGACGGCGGGACCAGTGCAGACCGCTCCGAGGACAGCGATGAGCAGAACGCGCCCGGCACAGACGCCTGGGGCTTCTCCTATGAGGAAGGGGCCGAGGAGCCGGAGGGGCCCGCGGCCGACGGGGCCGCTGACCAGGAAGCCGACGAGCAGGATCCGGTTCCTGAGCCGCGGCACCGGAAGCGTTCCTCCTCCCGCCGCCCCTCGATGCCGAAGTGGGATGACATCCTCTTCGGCGGCAAGGACTGA
- a CDS encoding DUF4193 domain-containing protein, producing the protein MATDYDAPRKNDDEVNEDSIEELKNRSNNRQSAVVDEDEAEAAEGFELPGADLSDEELQVRVLPAQSDEFTCGECFLVRHRSQVSREQGGMFICKDCDA; encoded by the coding sequence ATGGCAACTGATTACGATGCACCGCGTAAGAACGACGACGAAGTCAATGAGGACTCGATCGAAGAGCTGAAGAATCGCTCGAACAACCGCCAGTCCGCGGTCGTCGACGAGGATGAGGCTGAGGCCGCCGAGGGCTTCGAGCTGCCCGGCGCCGATCTCTCCGACGAAGAGCTCCAGGTGCGGGTGCTGCCCGCCCAGTCCGACGAGTTCACCTGCGGCGAGTGCTTCCTGGTCCGCCACCGCTCCCAGGTCTCCCGGGAGCAGGGCGGCATGTTCATCTGCAAGGACTGCGACGCCTAG
- a CDS encoding DUF3093 domain-containing protein: MTTQYDHGVRYAEKLWPSWWMWTAAVIIGASVSLIFFPIDLTFGFLAMVIGISLLVFALIITTPTVEVRDGWLRVGRAQIETRHLGRVVAHRRQAAREQLGPGFDARSYQCIRGWIDPVITAEITDEQDATPYWLFSTRRPEALLKALGSVEQVREEGVSTTG, translated from the coding sequence ATGACGACTCAGTACGACCACGGCGTGCGCTACGCCGAGAAGCTGTGGCCCTCCTGGTGGATGTGGACCGCTGCAGTGATCATCGGGGCTTCGGTCTCCCTGATCTTCTTCCCCATCGACCTGACCTTCGGGTTCCTGGCCATGGTCATCGGCATCAGTCTGCTGGTCTTCGCTCTGATCATCACCACCCCGACCGTGGAGGTCCGCGACGGATGGCTGCGTGTGGGCAGAGCTCAGATCGAGACCCGGCATCTGGGGCGCGTCGTCGCCCATCGTCGCCAGGCGGCGCGCGAGCAGCTGGGTCCCGGCTTCGATGCCCGCTCCTACCAGTGCATCCGTGGCTGGATCGATCCGGTCATCACCGCCGAGATCACCGACGAGCAGGATGCCACGCCCTATTGGCTGTTCTCCACGCGCCGTCCCGAAGCGCTGCTGAAGGCTCTGGGGTCCGTGGAGCAGGTACGCGAAGAGGGTGTCAGCACCACCGGCTGA
- the dut gene encoding dUTP diphosphatase, producing the protein MSPQTSPETIAPEKITVPIRQLDPELPLPVYAHPGDAGADLLCAEDFTLEPGERRLVPTGIALALPEGWVGLVHPRSGLAVKHGITLVNAPGTIDAGYRGEVKVCLLNTDRAEAVHFSRGDRIAQLVLQRVGGADFVPVADLEESARGAGGFGSTGLGSQQ; encoded by the coding sequence ATGAGTCCGCAGACCTCCCCTGAGACGATCGCACCTGAGAAGATCACTGTCCCCATCCGTCAGCTGGACCCCGAACTTCCCCTGCCCGTCTACGCCCACCCCGGCGACGCCGGCGCCGACCTGCTCTGTGCCGAGGACTTCACGCTGGAGCCGGGGGAGCGGCGCCTGGTTCCGACGGGGATCGCCCTCGCCCTGCCGGAAGGATGGGTGGGCCTGGTCCACCCGCGCAGCGGTCTGGCTGTCAAGCATGGAATCACCCTGGTCAACGCCCCCGGGACCATCGACGCCGGTTATCGTGGTGAGGTGAAGGTGTGCCTGCTGAACACGGACCGCGCTGAGGCGGTGCATTTCTCCCGCGGGGACCGGATCGCACAGTTGGTGCTGCAGCGCGTCGGAGGGGCCGACTTCGTGCCGGTGGCTGATCTGGAGGAGAGCGCACGCGGCGCGGGCGGCTTCGGCTCCACCGGACTCGGCTCGCAACAGTAA
- a CDS encoding DUF3710 domain-containing protein translates to MLFGKKKSKDKAAAPATIREALKEESPAAEPTEAATAEPVEDPAPTQKTAPTQKPASTQKTAEPESGASARAGADAEQRGDSAAGQISGGPYDISEIESRKGYVDFGSVLIPGGKDQKVRLDIDQKTKRVVALTISVGQASVQLQPFSAPKSGGSWDEVRQQIHESVVKQKGKVKEAEGRFDKELVARVPTTLKDGRSGWRVARFIGFEGDRWFLRGVVGGRGAIDRSAAKEVEDLFSRIVVVRGDDPMPPRELLQLRPPEGAKRVTVPRNPAQRRTGDSPNPAAADVSASGAAEQ, encoded by the coding sequence ATGCTCTTCGGAAAGAAGAAATCGAAGGACAAGGCCGCCGCACCGGCGACGATCCGTGAGGCGCTGAAGGAAGAGTCCCCTGCAGCCGAGCCGACCGAGGCAGCCACAGCTGAGCCCGTCGAGGATCCGGCCCCCACGCAGAAGACCGCCCCTACGCAGAAGCCCGCCTCCACGCAGAAGACCGCGGAGCCCGAATCAGGGGCCTCGGCCCGCGCTGGGGCGGACGCTGAGCAGCGCGGCGACTCCGCCGCGGGGCAGATCTCGGGCGGTCCCTACGACATCAGTGAGATCGAGTCGCGCAAGGGCTATGTCGACTTCGGCTCAGTGCTGATCCCCGGTGGCAAGGATCAGAAGGTCCGTCTGGACATCGACCAGAAGACCAAGCGCGTAGTCGCCCTGACCATCTCTGTGGGTCAGGCCAGTGTGCAGCTGCAGCCCTTCTCTGCGCCCAAGTCCGGCGGCAGCTGGGACGAGGTGCGCCAGCAGATCCACGAGTCGGTGGTCAAGCAGAAGGGCAAGGTCAAAGAGGCTGAGGGGCGCTTCGACAAGGAGCTCGTGGCGCGAGTGCCCACCACGCTGAAGGACGGCCGCTCCGGCTGGCGCGTGGCCCGGTTCATCGGCTTCGAGGGCGACCGGTGGTTCCTCCGCGGCGTGGTCGGCGGTCGAGGGGCCATCGACCGCAGCGCGGCCAAAGAGGTGGAGGACCTCTTCTCCCGGATCGTCGTGGTCCGGGGCGATGACCCCATGCCCCCACGTGAGCTGCTGCAGCTGCGGCCGCCGGAGGGGGCCAAGCGGGTCACCGTGCCGCGCAACCCGGCCCAGCGTCGCACCGGCGACAGCCCGAACCCCGCCGCCGCAGACGTCTCGGCCTCGGGAGCGGCCGAACAATGA
- a CDS encoding DUF3159 domain-containing protein, translating into MSSEDVGQQLSTSPASKLRTREDGSLNVMASIGGVRGLAEASLPAALFLVIFVVTDDLTPALVVALGVAGVFAAGRLLQRGPLVQSLSGLVGVGVCAAAALTTGDGRDFYAPGFFINGVYIVAFIVSILVRWPMIGILFGLVRGEGTEWRHDVLKRRRYAAATWIITFVMAARLIVQVPFYLADDVASLGVARLVMGMPLYALALWVCWMITRPQPQIGRESAS; encoded by the coding sequence ATGAGCAGCGAGGACGTCGGGCAGCAGCTCTCCACCAGTCCGGCCTCGAAGCTTCGCACCCGTGAGGACGGGTCGCTGAACGTCATGGCCTCCATCGGAGGCGTCCGCGGCCTGGCGGAGGCCTCGTTGCCGGCGGCGCTCTTCCTGGTCATCTTCGTGGTCACCGATGACCTCACTCCGGCCCTGGTCGTCGCGCTCGGTGTGGCGGGGGTGTTCGCCGCAGGGCGGCTGCTCCAGCGTGGACCGCTGGTCCAGTCGCTCTCCGGTCTGGTCGGCGTCGGGGTCTGTGCCGCCGCGGCCCTCACCACGGGTGACGGCCGTGACTTCTACGCTCCGGGCTTCTTCATCAACGGTGTCTACATCGTGGCCTTCATCGTCTCCATCCTGGTGCGTTGGCCGATGATCGGGATCCTCTTCGGTCTGGTGCGCGGAGAAGGGACGGAGTGGCGGCATGATGTCCTGAAGCGTCGTCGCTACGCTGCGGCCACGTGGATCATCACCTTCGTCATGGCCGCACGGCTGATCGTCCAGGTGCCGTTCTATCTGGCCGATGATGTGGCCTCGCTCGGGGTCGCCCGGCTGGTGATGGGAATGCCGCTCTATGCGCTGGCCCTGTGGGTCTGCTGGATGATCACTCGACCCCAACCGCAGATCGGACGTGAGAGCGCCTCATGA
- a CDS encoding class I SAM-dependent RNA methyltransferase, whose protein sequence is MTAAPTADQQVLTLEVGPMAHGGHCVARYEGRVVFVRHAIPGEVVRARLTEGGEQAKFWRADVIEVLSASDYRRRHIWKLADSLRAEEMGRLPVGGAEFGHITDQHQRRLKGQVFRDTLQRIGGISLHDLNIPQEHADGEIHVEDISRPHSNGLHWRTRVSFAVDPAGMLSMKPHRSNELIELRGMPLAVEGIHESRIFSADFRGAQRVDAVAPGGEGAVTLVVHTLAQAQEQQSLRSRLHALASEDPAVGNILLGVTTPGPQNGRTQNGRSSARRGRGPRGRSDSVTPAQVDVELVTGARMVSEPLPAPAREDRAEVRMRPEGFWQIHRGAPQALVAAVAEMARAEEGDTVVDLYAGAGLFTAWAAQRVGPTGHVLSVEAAGASHRSASELFDGMDEVQTLQAPVERSLEQVRRFLSGGSGSAATVVLDPPRAGAGERVIEGLDQTQARQIIYVSCEPSSFARDAKELITRGWQLDGLRVLDLYPNTHHMESVASFTR, encoded by the coding sequence ATGACAGCTGCCCCCACCGCGGACCAGCAGGTCCTCACGCTGGAAGTCGGGCCGATGGCCCATGGCGGTCACTGCGTGGCCCGCTACGAGGGAAGGGTGGTGTTCGTCCGCCATGCCATCCCCGGAGAGGTGGTGCGCGCCCGGCTCACCGAAGGGGGTGAGCAGGCCAAGTTCTGGCGCGCTGACGTGATCGAGGTGCTCTCAGCCTCCGACTATCGCCGCCGCCACATCTGGAAGCTCGCAGATTCCCTGCGGGCCGAGGAGATGGGGCGCCTGCCGGTGGGCGGAGCCGAATTCGGTCACATCACGGACCAGCACCAGCGCCGACTCAAGGGTCAGGTCTTCCGGGATACCCTGCAGCGGATCGGCGGAATCTCTCTGCACGATCTGAACATCCCGCAGGAGCACGCCGACGGCGAGATCCACGTGGAGGACATCAGTCGCCCCCACAGCAACGGACTGCATTGGCGCACTCGGGTGAGCTTCGCCGTGGACCCCGCCGGGATGCTGAGCATGAAGCCCCATCGCAGCAACGAGCTGATCGAACTGCGCGGCATGCCGCTGGCCGTAGAAGGCATCCACGAGAGCCGGATCTTCTCCGCAGACTTCCGCGGTGCCCAGCGCGTGGATGCCGTGGCCCCCGGCGGCGAGGGCGCTGTGACCCTGGTGGTCCACACTCTGGCCCAGGCGCAGGAGCAGCAGAGCCTGCGCAGCCGCCTGCACGCATTGGCCTCAGAGGACCCTGCCGTGGGGAACATACTGCTGGGCGTGACCACGCCCGGTCCACAGAACGGCAGAACCCAGAACGGGCGATCCTCCGCCAGGAGAGGACGGGGACCTCGCGGTCGGTCCGACTCCGTGACCCCCGCACAGGTCGACGTTGAGCTGGTCACCGGCGCCCGTATGGTCAGCGAACCGCTTCCTGCACCTGCTCGCGAGGACCGTGCAGAGGTGCGGATGCGACCTGAGGGTTTCTGGCAGATCCACCGCGGTGCTCCGCAGGCGCTGGTCGCGGCCGTGGCTGAGATGGCTCGCGCCGAGGAGGGGGACACCGTCGTCGATCTCTATGCCGGTGCCGGGCTCTTCACCGCGTGGGCCGCTCAACGGGTGGGCCCGACGGGGCACGTGCTCAGTGTGGAGGCGGCCGGTGCCTCACATCGCAGTGCCTCCGAACTCTTCGACGGCATGGACGAGGTGCAGACCCTGCAGGCCCCGGTGGAACGTTCCCTGGAGCAGGTCCGCAGGTTCCTGAGCGGCGGCAGCGGCAGTGCCGCCACTGTGGTGCTCGATCCTCCTCGGGCAGGGGCGGGGGAGCGCGTGATCGAAGGCCTCGATCAGACGCAGGCTCGCCAGATCATCTACGTCTCCTGCGAGCCCTCTTCCTTCGCCCGTGACGCAAAAGAGCTGATCACTCGCGGGTGGCAGCTGGACGGCCTGCGTGTGCTCGACCTGTACCCCAACACCCATCACATGGAATCGGTGGCCTCCTTCACCCGCTGA